From Acidipropionibacterium acidipropionici, one genomic window encodes:
- a CDS encoding TetR/AcrR family transcriptional regulator yields MAGTAVSVPARRPRRDALANQERVLAAAVTARLHEGRQIPMAEIARLAGVGVGTLYRRFPNREALLSALTERSFALVRDLAAASASLEGPAVVCLEHFLDGTISHRDQLVLPMHGGPVELSQTAVRLRDEVRDAVARLVERGVDDRTLREGLTPDDVITFGAMLAQPLPGVADWDTVARRQKDIFIAGVVPAPAGSSV; encoded by the coding sequence ATGGCTGGCACTGCAGTGAGCGTCCCGGCGAGGAGGCCCCGCAGGGACGCACTGGCCAATCAGGAGCGGGTCCTGGCCGCGGCGGTGACGGCGAGGCTGCACGAGGGCCGGCAGATCCCCATGGCCGAGATCGCCAGGCTGGCCGGGGTCGGTGTCGGTACTCTCTACCGCCGCTTCCCCAACCGGGAGGCGCTCCTGAGCGCGCTCACTGAGCGCTCCTTCGCCCTGGTGCGCGACCTGGCAGCGGCGTCTGCGTCTCTCGAGGGGCCAGCCGTGGTCTGCCTGGAGCACTTCCTCGACGGCACGATCAGCCATCGCGACCAGCTGGTGCTGCCGATGCACGGCGGCCCGGTCGAGCTGTCGCAGACCGCAGTGCGGCTGCGCGATGAAGTGCGCGACGCCGTCGCACGGCTGGTCGAACGGGGCGTGGACGATCGCACCCTGCGCGAGGGGCTGACGCCGGACGACGTCATCACATTCGGGGCCATGCTCGCCCAACCCCTGCCCGGTGTCGCGGACTGGGACACGGTGGCGAGGCGCCAGAAGGACATCTTCATCGCCGGAGTGGTCCCGGCGCCGGCCGGCTCCAGTGTGTAG
- a CDS encoding hemerythrin domain-containing protein, whose translation MVEGDKARLIAWGLELRAVHTRLREALHVTLDAARAGETTALPTRELLLFCHGFCTALTGHHQGEDRTLFPAIAAEHPELAPTLRKLEQDHAMIGTLVAGFETSLGRDLPPDQLESHLEGIAAIMESHFRYEERELLTVLGTLALDANVADVLGPL comes from the coding sequence ATGGTTGAGGGCGACAAGGCCAGGCTCATCGCCTGGGGGCTCGAGTTGCGCGCCGTCCACACCAGACTGCGCGAAGCCCTGCACGTCACCCTGGACGCCGCACGGGCCGGGGAGACGACCGCTCTCCCGACCCGTGAACTGCTGCTGTTCTGCCACGGCTTCTGCACCGCTCTGACCGGCCACCACCAGGGCGAGGATCGCACCCTGTTCCCGGCCATCGCCGCCGAGCATCCGGAGCTGGCGCCGACGCTGCGGAAACTCGAGCAGGATCACGCGATGATCGGGACTCTCGTTGCAGGGTTCGAGACGTCTCTGGGGAGAGACCTGCCTCCCGACCAGCTGGAGAGCCATCTGGAGGGCATCGCGGCGATCATGGAGTCGCATTTCCGCTACGAGGAGCGAGAACTCCTCACGGTTCTGGGCACTCTGGCCCTGGATGCGAATGTGGCCGACGTCCTCGGACCGCTCTAG
- a CDS encoding DUF6361 family protein, with the protein MATVLAWLDGDTRHRQRMVDMLNAMGEKTALDELGFGTIRDTFADALFPATSTQHTHIRYLLFIPWMFRHIAADPSLNRRAKKNDRAARDVLADVNMKLVEALKQGQNYESRSSADRTGGIIGAQAGRALRLLPSSIYWSAMNTLQIHEGPETSPIRLLHRVMDTRAASTRRRFSEETDETDRLSDGLAWTLPPAPGDFLRADAPLTFELTRDEAEFLAGRFQRAEPLQDRPVLEQSMTAWCIRDHGCNTTGAQYPWEPELLEAAPDDIRRVLVHARDFNLLTRGAAAQYNVQLTEALADQTGSGPHVERAHEDLDRWLVKASAHGVLWDRDAGHQDFTDFRDLVLSLNPRVARTTLDFVERWLDTARLATARHSTTDNPPARDLLAAREAALKGRRARLTHAAAREARTGMMGTDYDFRWSVARQYLDDIHSGLDAADA; encoded by the coding sequence ATGGCGACCGTACTGGCCTGGCTCGACGGGGATACGAGGCATCGCCAGCGGATGGTCGACATGCTCAATGCGATGGGGGAGAAGACGGCGCTGGACGAGCTTGGCTTCGGGACCATCCGCGACACCTTCGCCGATGCCCTGTTCCCCGCCACCTCGACCCAGCACACTCACATCCGCTACCTGCTGTTCATCCCATGGATGTTCCGGCACATCGCGGCGGATCCCAGCCTCAACAGACGAGCGAAGAAAAACGACCGGGCAGCCAGAGACGTGCTCGCCGACGTGAACATGAAGCTCGTCGAGGCTCTCAAACAGGGGCAGAACTACGAGTCCCGGTCGTCCGCTGATAGGACCGGCGGCATCATCGGTGCCCAGGCCGGTCGGGCGCTGCGCCTGCTCCCCTCCAGCATCTACTGGTCGGCGATGAACACCCTTCAGATCCACGAAGGGCCGGAGACATCCCCGATCCGCCTGCTCCATCGCGTCATGGACACCCGTGCTGCATCGACTCGGCGGAGATTCTCAGAGGAGACCGACGAGACGGACCGCCTCTCCGACGGGCTCGCCTGGACGCTGCCTCCGGCTCCCGGCGACTTCCTCCGGGCCGATGCTCCTCTGACCTTCGAGCTGACCCGCGACGAGGCGGAGTTCCTCGCAGGCCGCTTCCAGCGTGCCGAGCCGCTCCAGGACCGGCCGGTGCTCGAGCAGTCGATGACGGCCTGGTGCATCCGCGACCACGGCTGCAACACCACCGGCGCGCAGTACCCCTGGGAGCCCGAACTCCTCGAGGCGGCCCCCGACGATATCCGCCGCGTCCTGGTCCACGCCCGGGACTTCAACCTGCTGACCCGCGGAGCCGCCGCCCAGTACAACGTCCAACTCACCGAGGCCCTCGCCGATCAGACCGGCTCCGGGCCACACGTCGAGCGCGCCCACGAGGACCTGGATCGCTGGCTGGTCAAGGCCTCGGCGCACGGGGTGCTCTGGGATCGTGACGCGGGCCACCAGGACTTCACCGACTTCCGCGATCTTGTGCTCAGTCTCAACCCTCGGGTTGCCAGAACCACCCTCGATTTCGTGGAGAGGTGGCTGGACACCGCCCGGCTGGCCACAGCCCGGCACAGCACCACCGACAACCCGCCGGCACGGGATCTCCTCGCCGCCCGTGAGGCCGCGCTCAAGGGCCGCCGCGCCCGCCTCACGCATGCTGCGGCCCGCGAGGCGCGCACCGGGATGATGGGCACCGACTACGACTTCCGCTGGTCGGTCGCCCGCCAGTACCTGGATGACATCCACTCAGGTCTGGACGCGGCCGATGCCTGA
- a CDS encoding methyltransferase domain-containing protein, whose amino-acid sequence MADTGIDDATSDAALRDEVRTHYARAATAVKPGSRTNLLADESCCATSCCGDSTAPGFGSGLYDLSDTVALPVGAVEASMGCGNPVEVAELHEGERVLDLGSGGGIDVLLSARRVGPSGFAYGVDMTDEMLARAGFVETTVEFTHEVADGMHGAIVRASKPAVGSVDR is encoded by the coding sequence GTGGCTGATACCGGCATTGACGACGCGACATCGGATGCGGCGCTGCGCGATGAGGTCCGCACTCACTACGCCCGGGCCGCCACCGCGGTGAAACCCGGCTCCCGGACGAACCTCCTGGCCGACGAGTCCTGCTGTGCGACCTCGTGCTGCGGGGACTCCACGGCGCCCGGTTTCGGGTCCGGGCTCTACGACCTGTCCGACACAGTCGCACTCCCAGTCGGGGCTGTTGAGGCGAGCATGGGCTGCGGCAACCCCGTCGAAGTGGCCGAGCTTCACGAGGGCGAGAGGGTGCTCGATCTCGGATCCGGCGGAGGCATCGACGTGCTGCTGTCGGCGCGGCGGGTCGGGCCGAGCGGGTTCGCCTACGGCGTCGACATGACCGACGAGATGCTCGCCCGTGCCGGATTCGTCGAGACGACCGTGGAGTTCACCCATGAGGTCGCCGACGGCATGCACGGCGCGATCGTGCGCGCGTCGAAGCCGGCCGTCGGATCGGTGGATCGGTGA
- a CDS encoding DUF6157 family protein, with product MGTTNYRMTFIQVAEDCPVDAAQQPPVGAKGPSVAAYSLINEHPYELTSDDVLFEVNAIRKEIAERDRAAAREAFFAKSQACLRSSPLTKRYGWGIHHDAEGRVALVALGSEEYERLASDPDVKQLRAMRSRRA from the coding sequence ATGGGAACCACGAACTACAGGATGACCTTCATCCAGGTGGCCGAGGACTGCCCGGTCGACGCCGCCCAGCAACCGCCCGTGGGCGCGAAGGGCCCGAGTGTGGCCGCCTACTCCCTCATCAATGAGCATCCCTACGAGCTGACCAGTGACGATGTGCTGTTCGAGGTGAACGCGATCCGCAAGGAGATTGCCGAGCGGGACCGGGCCGCGGCGCGTGAGGCGTTCTTCGCCAAGTCCCAGGCCTGCCTGCGGTCCTCACCCCTGACGAAACGGTACGGGTGGGGCATCCATCACGACGCCGAGGGACGGGTCGCACTCGTCGCGCTGGGGTCCGAGGAGTACGAGCGCCTCGCCTCTGATCCCGACGTCAAGCAGCTCAGGGCCATGAGGTCCAGGCGGGCGTGA
- a CDS encoding aspartate/glutamate racemase family protein has product MRTLGLIHGMSPVSTVDFYEGVNARVNEVLGGNGSADMLLASVDFANVDHWVQAGAWDELRAYLVDKAVSLAAAGADFLAIGSNTGHIAADAIGGAVDLPLLHVGDVVAEEAAARGARTLGLLGTSVVTELPFYRNRLESHGLAVLTPSADDRAFAHRIVFGELSHGVFTDESRSELIRIMRGLIDAGAELIVLGCTEYGLLVADTDAPDIPRLDTNEVFMDAVSRAILEEPAR; this is encoded by the coding sequence GTGAGAACTCTCGGACTGATCCACGGGATGAGCCCCGTGTCCACCGTCGACTTCTACGAGGGGGTCAACGCCCGCGTCAACGAGGTGCTCGGCGGCAACGGGTCCGCCGACATGCTGCTGGCCAGCGTCGACTTCGCCAATGTGGACCACTGGGTCCAGGCCGGTGCGTGGGACGAGTTGCGCGCCTACCTCGTCGACAAGGCCGTCTCGCTGGCGGCCGCCGGGGCCGACTTCCTGGCCATCGGGAGCAACACGGGTCACATCGCGGCCGACGCCATCGGCGGGGCCGTCGACCTGCCGCTGCTGCACGTCGGCGACGTGGTCGCCGAGGAGGCGGCTGCCCGGGGCGCCCGCACACTCGGACTGCTGGGCACCAGCGTCGTCACCGAACTGCCGTTCTACCGGAACAGGCTCGAGTCCCACGGCCTGGCGGTTCTCACACCGTCTGCCGACGATCGTGCCTTCGCCCACCGCATCGTCTTCGGCGAGCTGTCCCACGGCGTCTTCACCGACGAGTCGCGCAGCGAACTGATCCGCATCATGCGCGGCCTCATCGACGCCGGGGCCGAACTCATCGTGCTCGGCTGCACCGAGTACGGCCTGCTGGTCGCCGACACCGACGCTCCCGACATCCCCCGGCTGGACACCAACGAGGTGTTCATGGACGCCGTGTCCCGGGCGATCCTGGAGGAGCCGGCCCGCTAG
- a CDS encoding NmrA/HSCARG family protein, which yields MSTNNQNSSSDVVGVVGATGHQGGATVTALLEAGAHVRALVRDVTSQSAQNLAARGTELVIADLDRPDGLVPALAGVDVLFVMATFTGPNGTAGETSQGRAIGDAAQAAGVSRIVYSSVGGAERHTGIPHFESKRRIEEYLETLAPSTTFIRPTFFMDNFLHNSEPTVEDGTVVVRLPLPAGIPLQMVSVRDVGRAAAHALLTPSDVPGDTVELVGDELTGEQIAAAFGDVEGLPARYEPIPVEALADKPDQQAMFSWFAQLPAYRGDAQTSRALVPDLLDLCGWLALQ from the coding sequence ATGAGCACCAACAACCAGAACAGCTCATCGGATGTGGTCGGCGTCGTCGGAGCCACCGGGCATCAGGGTGGGGCGACCGTGACCGCGCTCCTGGAGGCAGGCGCTCACGTGCGTGCCCTGGTCCGCGATGTCACGTCGCAGTCCGCCCAGAATCTGGCGGCCCGAGGCACGGAGCTGGTCATCGCCGACCTGGACCGGCCGGACGGGCTGGTGCCGGCTCTTGCCGGAGTAGATGTGCTGTTCGTCATGGCCACCTTCACCGGGCCGAACGGCACCGCGGGTGAGACCTCGCAGGGCCGGGCCATCGGGGACGCCGCTCAGGCGGCGGGGGTGAGCCGGATCGTCTACAGCTCGGTGGGCGGGGCGGAGCGGCACACCGGCATCCCCCATTTCGAGAGCAAACGGCGGATCGAGGAGTACCTCGAGACGCTCGCACCGTCGACCACCTTCATCCGGCCGACGTTCTTCATGGACAACTTCCTCCACAACTCCGAGCCGACGGTGGAGGACGGGACGGTGGTCGTCCGGCTGCCTCTGCCCGCGGGAATCCCGCTTCAGATGGTGTCGGTGCGCGACGTCGGACGGGCGGCCGCCCATGCCCTGCTGACCCCCTCGGACGTGCCGGGGGACACTGTGGAACTCGTGGGCGACGAGCTGACCGGGGAGCAGATCGCGGCCGCCTTCGGAGACGTTGAGGGCCTGCCGGCCCGGTACGAGCCGATCCCTGTCGAGGCGTTGGCGGACAAACCGGACCAGCAGGCGATGTTCTCCTGGTTCGCGCAACTTCCCGCCTACCGGGGCGACGCCCAGACCTCGCGCGCACTGGTGCCCGATCTGCTCGACCTGTGCGGATGGCTGGCACTGCAGTGA
- a CDS encoding NmrA family NAD(P)-binding protein: MRTLVIGAAVEAGIRRVVFSSVIHPGLSLINHRAKGPVEEAIYDSGMEYAVLQPALFFQNFAGAWGPTVASGVLAEPWSAETRFSRVDYRDVAEAAAIALTEDRLLGGTYELAAPGLHNRHDVAAMIGRITGRDIRAVRSDPARMNVPEGLRAMFAHYDHAGLVSNPLTLTAVLGREPRMLEEYLNELNRADTRE, encoded by the coding sequence ATGCGAACCCTGGTCATCGGCGCGGCCGTGGAGGCCGGCATCCGAAGGGTGGTCTTCTCCTCGGTCATCCATCCCGGACTGTCACTGATCAACCACCGGGCGAAGGGCCCGGTGGAGGAGGCGATCTACGACTCCGGGATGGAGTATGCCGTTCTGCAGCCTGCCCTGTTCTTCCAGAACTTCGCCGGGGCCTGGGGCCCGACTGTGGCCAGCGGCGTACTGGCCGAGCCGTGGTCGGCCGAGACTCGGTTCTCCCGGGTGGACTACCGCGACGTCGCAGAGGCGGCCGCAATCGCGCTCACCGAGGACCGTCTTCTGGGCGGCACCTACGAGCTGGCGGCGCCGGGTCTCCATAATCGCCACGACGTCGCCGCGATGATCGGCCGCATCACGGGTCGAGACATCCGGGCCGTCCGCAGTGACCCGGCCCGGATGAACGTCCCGGAGGGCCTGCGGGCCATGTTCGCCCACTACGACCATGCCGGCCTGGTGAGCAACCCGTTGACGCTCACCGCGGTGCTCGGGCGCGAGCCGCGGATGCTGGAGGAGTACCTCAACGAGCTGAACCGGGCCGATACGCGGGAGTAG
- a CDS encoding response regulator codes for MIRIVLADDHPVVRIGIRAMLSGDPDLDVVGEAATPDEAVARSVELSPDVMLMDLQFAAEQTGADATRRIRALPDPPAVLVLTNYDTDGDILSAVEAGASGYLLKDAPPAELIAAIHAAAAGETALAPAVAGRLLTRMRSPQVSLSAREVEVLQLVGEGASNGVIAHKLYISDATVKTHLVHIYSKLGVSSRTAAVAAAREAGILR; via the coding sequence ATGATCCGCATCGTGCTGGCCGACGATCACCCGGTGGTCCGCATCGGCATCCGGGCGATGCTGTCGGGCGATCCGGATCTCGACGTCGTAGGGGAGGCGGCAACCCCCGACGAGGCCGTCGCGAGATCGGTCGAGCTGTCTCCCGACGTCATGCTCATGGACCTGCAGTTCGCCGCCGAGCAGACCGGGGCCGATGCCACCCGTCGCATCCGGGCCCTTCCGGATCCGCCGGCGGTGCTGGTGCTCACCAACTACGACACCGACGGGGACATCCTCTCGGCGGTCGAGGCGGGGGCCAGCGGCTACCTGCTCAAGGACGCCCCGCCGGCGGAGCTCATCGCCGCGATCCACGCGGCGGCGGCCGGGGAGACGGCCCTGGCCCCCGCGGTGGCGGGCCGTCTGCTCACCCGGATGCGCTCCCCGCAGGTGAGCCTGTCCGCGCGGGAGGTGGAGGTGCTGCAGCTGGTCGGCGAGGGGGCCTCCAACGGCGTCATCGCTCACAAGCTGTACATCAGCGACGCCACCGTGAAGACCCATCTGGTGCACATCTACAGCAAGCTGGGCGTCTCCTCGCGCACCGCAGCCGTCGCCGCCGCGCGCGAGGCCGGCATCCTCCGATAG
- a CDS encoding DUF3175 domain-containing protein, translated as MATRKWSQDVTEHSDALDLEGGVFTWKDPRRIAESLMDSARQSFRRKASSPYRSAMSMLTFYMNRAGSGLDEEQREILDRAKDELRRLRDEG; from the coding sequence ATGGCCACCAGGAAATGGTCGCAGGATGTCACCGAGCACTCCGACGCTCTCGACCTTGAAGGCGGGGTGTTCACATGGAAGGACCCGAGGAGGATCGCCGAGTCTCTCATGGATTCGGCGAGACAGTCCTTCCGGCGCAAGGCCTCGTCGCCCTACCGCTCCGCGATGTCGATGCTCACCTTCTACATGAACAGGGCCGGCAGCGGCCTGGACGAGGAGCAGCGCGAGATCCTGGACCGGGCCAAGGACGAGTTGCGTCGCCTGCGCGACGAGGGCTGA
- a CDS encoding CatB-related O-acetyltransferase, translating to MTGIPDPTRLTPTTRPDLTNVVFLNNEVTSEFIEVGDYTYADAEGDPTPFEQRCVKYLYGPQKLRIGRFTTIGPGVEILMPGGNHPMAGPSTYPFTMFGGDWSDATLGTFLAIEQPGDTVIGNDVWIGRGATILPGVTIGDGAVIGARSVVTGDVGPYRVVAGNPARLVRSRFTDEEIALLEDLRWWDWPVEIITRHAAVIMGGTPQDLAEVAPDQAPGPARSAQ from the coding sequence ATGACAGGCATTCCCGATCCCACCCGGCTCACCCCGACCACCCGGCCCGATCTCACCAATGTCGTGTTCCTCAACAACGAGGTGACCTCGGAGTTCATCGAGGTCGGCGACTACACCTATGCCGACGCCGAGGGCGACCCGACTCCCTTCGAGCAGCGCTGCGTGAAGTATCTGTACGGCCCGCAGAAGCTGCGGATCGGCCGGTTCACCACCATCGGGCCCGGCGTGGAGATCCTCATGCCCGGCGGCAACCATCCGATGGCCGGGCCGTCGACCTACCCGTTCACGATGTTCGGCGGCGACTGGTCCGACGCCACACTCGGCACCTTCCTGGCCATCGAGCAGCCCGGCGACACCGTCATCGGCAATGACGTGTGGATCGGGCGGGGTGCGACGATCCTGCCGGGCGTCACGATCGGCGACGGGGCCGTCATCGGTGCCCGCAGCGTCGTGACCGGAGACGTCGGCCCCTACCGGGTCGTCGCGGGCAACCCCGCAAGGCTCGTCCGCTCCCGGTTCACCGATGAGGAGATCGCGCTGCTGGAGGATCTGCGATGGTGGGACTGGCCCGTCGAGATCATCACCCGTCACGCCGCCGTCATCATGGGCGGGACGCCGCAGGATCTGGCAGAGGTCGCCCCCGATCAGGCGCCCGGGCCGGCCAGATCTGCGCAGTAG
- a CDS encoding protein-L-isoaspartate O-methyltransferase family protein, giving the protein MGDDRIDEAFRAVPRSAFLPMTLRRLAGVDDALPLGGGPTCSQPSTVRDMLILLDVRPGDRVLDVGSGSGWTTGLLSRLAAPGEVIGVELESRLVKSSRRALARIPDLSPWRIEVPEPGVLGLPPDGPYDRILISADARGRAPEPLLEQLADGGVLVGPVGGVMTRVTRSGDHLRTTHHGQYVFVPLQEP; this is encoded by the coding sequence ATGGGAGACGACCGGATCGATGAGGCCTTCCGGGCGGTGCCGCGATCGGCGTTTCTGCCGATGACGCTGCGACGCCTGGCGGGAGTCGACGACGCCCTGCCGCTGGGCGGCGGCCCCACCTGCTCCCAGCCCTCCACGGTGCGCGACATGCTCATCCTGCTCGACGTGCGCCCCGGCGACCGGGTCCTGGACGTCGGCTCCGGTTCGGGCTGGACGACGGGGCTGCTCTCACGGCTGGCGGCCCCCGGCGAGGTGATCGGGGTCGAACTCGAATCGCGTCTGGTGAAGTCATCGCGCAGGGCGCTGGCCCGGATCCCCGACCTGAGCCCCTGGCGCATCGAGGTCCCCGAACCAGGAGTCCTCGGCCTGCCCCCGGACGGCCCCTACGACCGGATCCTGATCTCGGCCGACGCCCGCGGTCGGGCCCCCGAGCCGCTGCTGGAACAGCTCGCCGACGGCGGTGTCCTGGTGGGCCCGGTGGGCGGCGTCATGACCCGGGTCACTCGTTCCGGGGATCACCTGAGAACCACGCATCACGGGCAGTACGTCTTCGTGCCCCTCCAGGAGCCCTGA
- a CDS encoding YbaK/EbsC family protein, with amino-acid sequence MSVEGVQEFLDSHHTGLRVIEPEADTSTVEAAAAALGVTPAQIAKTLAVRAGDRVVLVVTAGTARLANAKFRARFGAKPRMLPGPEAQALTGQPVGGISPFGHDGGIEVFCDESLHAFGIVFPAGGSPNSAVRVTPDQIAELTGAQWVDVTKEPTS; translated from the coding sequence GTGAGTGTTGAAGGGGTTCAGGAGTTTCTCGATTCCCACCACACCGGTCTGAGAGTCATCGAGCCCGAGGCCGACACGTCGACTGTGGAGGCGGCTGCCGCGGCCCTGGGCGTGACGCCCGCCCAGATCGCCAAGACTCTGGCGGTGAGGGCCGGGGACCGCGTGGTCCTGGTGGTCACCGCCGGCACCGCGCGGCTCGCCAACGCCAAGTTCCGCGCCCGGTTCGGGGCCAAGCCCCGGATGCTGCCCGGACCCGAGGCACAGGCTCTTACCGGGCAGCCGGTCGGCGGCATCAGCCCGTTCGGGCACGACGGCGGCATCGAAGTGTTCTGCGACGAGTCCCTGCACGCCTTCGGCATCGTGTTCCCCGCCGGCGGAAGCCCTAACAGTGCGGTGCGCGTCACCCCCGACCAGATCGCCGAACTGACCGGAGCCCAGTGGGTCGACGTCACCAAGGAGCCGACGTCGTGA
- a CDS encoding PhzF family phenazine biosynthesis protein encodes MTRSRTFAQVDVFSSAPYRGNPVAVILDAEGLSDEEMLRIARWTNLSETTFVLPPAAPTADYRLRIFTPGGELPFAGHPTLGSARAWLDHGGVPRSGDVIVQECRAGLIDVRRGEGILSFAAPPTLRGGPLGAADLDRFVGALGIAPDQVVSHQWVDNGPGWAVLRLATAQEVLDLEPDLTRIPDAMVGVIGAHPDGAEEDFEMRTFAPGVGVAEDPVCGSMNASVGQWLIRTGAVPGGYRVSQGTRLGRAGRITITPGQDGSVWVGGAATTLFRGEAFA; translated from the coding sequence GTGACTCGTTCCCGCACGTTCGCGCAGGTCGATGTCTTCTCCTCGGCCCCTTACCGCGGCAATCCGGTCGCCGTCATCCTGGACGCCGAGGGGCTCAGTGACGAGGAGATGCTGCGGATCGCCCGCTGGACCAACCTGTCCGAGACGACATTCGTGCTGCCGCCGGCAGCTCCCACGGCCGACTACCGCCTGAGGATCTTCACCCCCGGGGGAGAGCTGCCCTTCGCCGGACACCCCACCCTCGGATCGGCTCGCGCATGGCTCGACCACGGCGGTGTCCCCCGTAGCGGCGACGTGATCGTCCAGGAATGCCGTGCGGGTCTGATCGACGTGCGACGTGGCGAGGGCATCCTGTCCTTCGCCGCCCCGCCGACGCTGCGCGGCGGGCCCCTCGGCGCGGCCGATCTGGATCGCTTCGTCGGCGCACTTGGGATTGCGCCGGATCAGGTCGTCTCCCACCAATGGGTCGACAACGGGCCGGGCTGGGCGGTGCTGAGGCTCGCCACCGCCCAGGAGGTCCTGGATCTTGAACCCGACCTGACCCGGATCCCCGACGCCATGGTCGGGGTGATCGGCGCTCACCCCGACGGCGCTGAGGAGGATTTCGAGATGCGTACGTTCGCGCCCGGGGTGGGCGTCGCCGAGGACCCGGTGTGCGGGTCCATGAACGCATCGGTGGGGCAGTGGCTGATCCGCACCGGCGCAGTTCCCGGTGGGTACCGGGTCTCGCAGGGCACCAGACTCGGGCGGGCCGGGCGGATCACGATCACTCCCGGACAGGACGGCTCCGTGTGGGTGGGCGGGGCGGCCACCACACTGTTCCGAGGTGAGGCGTTCGCCTGA
- a CDS encoding sensor histidine kinase, translating into MSHSTLAPVFTGLRFGLHALLVGLAVFAVARAFLVSSPTRIATSAVGVAFVVVYLLGAWAARSGGSTGGRPDRAFARVWIVVLTLLWAVLVWLGPDAAYLVFPLFFLYLHVLPGAGGVTAIVVSTGFAIGALGLHQGFSVGGVIGPLIGAGVALLIGAAYRALRREARERERLLEELIRTRHQLADAEREQGALAERARLAREIHDTVAQSLSSIQMLLRAAQATTPEPGAGYLELARETAAESLADTRQIIRELTPSRLGDGLAAALRRLGQDQTGRSGAAVSVDAQELDLPMAVQTALLRIAQGALSNVILHAGAARIGVELTGAEDRVDLVVRDDGHGFDVSAVVAASHEAGSFGLQAMRERVEQFGGTFVVDSGPGRGTTVTARLPLGQEKGSS; encoded by the coding sequence ATGTCCCACTCGACACTCGCCCCCGTGTTCACCGGCCTGCGGTTCGGCCTCCACGCCCTGCTCGTCGGTCTGGCGGTCTTCGCCGTGGCCCGCGCCTTCCTCGTCTCGTCGCCCACCAGGATCGCGACGTCGGCGGTGGGGGTGGCATTCGTCGTGGTCTATTTGCTGGGCGCGTGGGCCGCCCGCTCGGGGGGCTCGACCGGTGGGCGGCCCGACCGCGCCTTCGCCCGGGTGTGGATCGTCGTGCTCACGCTGCTCTGGGCGGTCCTGGTGTGGCTTGGCCCCGACGCCGCCTATCTGGTCTTCCCGCTGTTCTTCCTGTATCTCCACGTCCTTCCGGGCGCCGGCGGGGTGACAGCGATCGTGGTCTCGACAGGTTTCGCGATCGGTGCGCTGGGGCTCCATCAGGGATTCAGCGTCGGAGGGGTCATCGGCCCGCTCATCGGCGCCGGCGTCGCCCTGCTCATCGGGGCGGCCTATAGGGCGCTGCGACGCGAGGCCCGGGAGCGGGAGCGGCTGCTCGAGGAACTGATCCGGACCCGCCACCAGCTGGCCGATGCCGAGCGCGAGCAGGGGGCCCTGGCCGAGCGGGCCCGGCTCGCCCGGGAGATCCACGACACGGTGGCCCAGAGCCTGTCGTCGATCCAGATGCTGCTGCGCGCGGCGCAGGCCACCACTCCCGAACCGGGAGCCGGCTACCTGGAGCTCGCCCGCGAGACCGCCGCCGAATCGCTGGCCGACACCAGGCAGATCATCCGGGAGCTGACCCCCTCGAGGCTGGGAGACGGCCTGGCCGCGGCGCTGCGCAGACTCGGGCAGGACCAGACGGGGCGGTCCGGGGCGGCGGTCAGCGTCGACGCCCAGGAACTGGACCTGCCGATGGCCGTCCAGACGGCGCTGCTGCGTATCGCCCAGGGCGCCCTGTCGAATGTGATCCTCCATGCCGGGGCCGCCCGCATCGGCGTCGAGCTCACCGGGGCGGAGGATCGCGTGGATCTTGTTGTTCGCGACGACGGGCACGGCTTCGATGTCTCGGCCGTGGTCGCCGCCTCCCATGAGGCCGGCTCATTCGGGCTGCAGGCGATGCGCGAACGGGTCGAACAGTTCGGCGGCACCTTCGTGGTCGATTCGGGGCCCGGCAGGGGCACGACGGTGACCGCCCGCCTGCCGCTCGGTCAGGAGAAGGGGTCGTCATGA